A portion of the Cryptomeria japonica chromosome 5, Sugi_1.0, whole genome shotgun sequence genome contains these proteins:
- the LOC131060913 gene encoding cytochrome P450 716B2-like — MDFEISKLFIEFQESGSLFLILSTAVAVAVGLGLFLLHGRGKNIPPGSVGLPIIGETLQFLRAYREFRHKEWIQERITKYGPVFKTSLMGSPTVVLTGEAGNRFLLQIDYNIMITKQPKSVSRIVGRTNILELCGDEHKRMRSAVMRFLKPDVLKKNVGKTDAFLRQHFAECWEGKESIIVLPLMRQLAFKFACHLVCGLSDTNEREALRQDFLTAIKGMWSLAWNIPGTTFSRSLKARHRIIKRLSLIMEVRKQELQQGKASPQQDLLSCLLTMEDDGDVKALTEEEIMDNIIALLIAGHDTTATLLTHIVRTLALHPNIYQNVLDEQMKIVAEKPPNESLTWEDMQKMKYTWKVAQETARLTPPLVGGFRKAIKDVEYEGYTIPKGWQLFWVTSTTHMDDEIFKNAKAFDPAHFDKAIPPFSYTAFGGGSRFCPGYDFAKLEVIVFVHHLVCKYKWSLVNPDEKIIGNRMPIPAMGLPIKLHPKENI; from the exons ATGGATTTTGAAATATCCAAGCTTTTCATAGAATTTCAGGAGTCTGGATCTTTGTTTCTAATACTTTCCACTGCAGTTGCAGTTGCAGTAGGTTTAGGATTATTTCTTCTTCATGGTAGAGGGAAGAACATACCTCCTGGAAGTGTAGGCCTGCCTATAATAGGGGAGACCCTTCAATTTCTGAGAGCATATAGAGAATTCCGCCACAAGGAATGGATACAAGAAAGGATTACAAAATATGGGCCTGTCTTCAAGACCTCATTAATGGGTTCCCCCACAGTTGTCCTTACTGGTGAAGCTGGTAACCGTTTTCTCCTCCAGATTGACTACAACATCATGATTACCAAGCAGCCCAAATCTGTGTCAAGGATTGTGGGGAGGACCAACATTCTTGAACTTTGTGGAGATGAGCACAAAAGGATGAGAAGTGCTGTCATGAGATTTCTTAAACCAGATGTCTTGAAGAAAAATGTGGGCAAAACAGATGCGTTTTTGAGACAACATTTTGCTGAGTGTTGGGAAGGAAAGGAGAGTAtaattgtgttgccattgatgagGCAGCTTGCCTTCAAATTTGCCTGTCATTTGGTTTGCGGTTTGAGCGACACCAATGAGAGGGAAGCACTTCGCCAGGATTTTCTTACAGCCATTAAGGGTATGTGGTCTCTTGCCTGGAATATACCAGGGACCACTTTTAGCAGGAGCTTAAAGGCTCGTCATAGGATTATAAAGCGTTTATCGTTAATCATGGAAGTGAGGAAGCAGGAACTGCAACAAGGAAAGGCTTCTCCTCAACAAGATTTATTGTCATGTTTGCTTACTATGGAGGATGATGGTGATGTTAAAGCACTTACGGAAGAGGAGATCATGGACAATATCATAGCCCTCCTCATAGCTGGCCATGACACTACTGCTACTCTTCTAACCCATATTGTTAGAACCCTGGCCCTGCATCCAAATATCTACCAAAACGTTCTTGATG AACAAATGAAGATTGTGGCAGAGAAACCACCAAATGAGAGCCTTACATGGGAAGACATGCAAAAGATGAAATACACATGGAAGGTAGCACAAGAAACTGCTCGCTTGACGCCACCACTTGTTGGAGGTTTCAGAAAAGCAATCAAAGATGTTGAATATGAAGGTTATACTATTCCCAAAGGATGGCAG CTGTTTTGGGTGACTAGTACTACTCACATGGATGATGaaatcttcaaaaatgcaaaagCTTTTGATCCAGCTCATTTTGATAAAGCTATTCCCCCGTTTAGTTATACAGCGTTCGGAGGAGGATCTCGCTTTTGTCCCGGATATGATTTTGCAAAACTGGAGGTGATAGTATTTGTGCATCATCTTGTTTGCAAATATAAGTGGTCATTGGTAAATCCTGATGAAAAGATTATTGGCAATCGTATGCCTATCCCTGCTATGGGCTTGCCAATTAAACTTCATCCAAAGGAGAACATTTAA